CCCCAAGCCAGATCAGCAGGGCAAAAGTCACCAGTTGCCAGCAGGCATCCAGAACCCGTAGCGACCACGGAGCGGTTCCAAACAGGACCGTGGCCAGATAGTGCGGCACGTAGCTGCCCATGCCGTTGTACGCCCAGTAGAGAGCATGGGCCTTGTCGCCGGCCATGACTCGTTCGGTCGCGTACTGGTAGTAGGCCTGGTCGAAGCCCGGCGGATCGAACAGGTTGCGACTGAGCGAGATGACCAGAACCGCCGCAAACAGCATCGCGGCCAGCAGGGTACCCGGCGCAGGCCCCAAGCGGCCCGCAGGCTGGGCATCGCTGCCCGTCAACAGGGTGGGGCTGATGGTCGCCATACGGCATTCATCGACCGATAACCCAGTCCAATCCAGCTCAGTCCGGGAATACCGCTTCCCCCTCCGGTTTGCCCGCCCGATATCTCAAGTCGAGAGCCCGATAAGACGACAGATCCCATGAGAAACGACGGTCTATTCAGGTACTGCCCATGAAGCTCTCCGACAAGACATCGAAATCGGGATCAGGGATCACACGCAAAGCACCGCGCGAACTGGGCATCGCGGCCCTGAATCGTGTTCACAAGCCCTCTCGACTGAAGGGCTTGGACGCCAAGATCGCCTCCACGCCAGGGCGGAAACCGGCTGACCGGGCGGCAATCGCCACTCCGGCCACACCCCGCGTGGCGGTCATCGGACTGGGCTACTGGGGCCCCAATCTTGTTCGCAACTTCTATTCCGTACTAGGCGAGAATCTCCGGGCCTGCTGCGACCGGCAGAGCCAGCGCGGACGGTTCATCCTTCAGAACTACCCCGGCATTCGCTTTACCGACGACATCGAGGTCATTCTGGGCGATCCGGATATCGATGCCCTGGCCATCGCCACACCCGTGGATACCCACTATCCGCTGGCCAAGGCGGCGCTCACCGCGGGCAAATCGGTACTGGTGGAGAAGCCGATGTGCTCGACCGTGGAGCAGGCCGAGGAACTGGTCGACCTGGCCGATCGAAACGGCAAGGTCCTGATGGTCGATCACACCTTCGTGTACAACCCCGCAGTCCGCAAGATGAAAGAGGTCGTGGACAGCGGCCAGCTCGGCGAGCTGCTCTTCGTAGACAGCATTCGCATCAACCTGGGCATCTTCCAGCATGACGTGAATGTCGTCTGGGACCTGGCTCCGCACGACCTGTCCATCGTTCAGTACCTGGTGGGCCGGCCGCCCAGGAGCCTCTCGGCTTTCGGGGCCGCCCACGCCGGGAACGGCATCGAGAGCATCGCGTACATCAACCTGGACTTCGGTGACGGGCTGATCGCCAATTTCCACGTCAACTGGCTCTCGCCGGTCAAGATCCGGCACACCGTGGTCGGCGGCCGGAAACGCAGCCTGATCTACAACGACCTCGATCCCATCGAGAAGGTCAAGATCTATGACAGCGGCATCACCGTCCGGCATGACGACCTCGAGGGGCGGCGACGCCAGCTCATCGAGTACCGGACCGGCGACATCTGGGCTCCGCATATCGCCCAGCAGGAACCGCTGCGAACTATGGTCACGCACTTCATCGACTGTCTGAGGGAGCACAAGCGGCCCGTGACCGACGGCCGGGCCGGGCTCGAGATCGTCCGCATTCTCGATGCCGCCCAACGGAGCATCAAAGCCCAGGGGGGCCGGATCACGCTATGAGCTTCAAGGCCGATTTCGCTCGTATCGCCCCGGACGTGCGCCTTGGCGAGAACGTCACCATCCACGCGTTTGTGAACCTCTACGGCTGCTCGATCGGGGACGACACGCGGATCGGGACCTTCGTGGAGATCCAGAAGAACGCCTCGGTGGGCCGGCGATGCAAGATCTCGAGTCATAGCTTCATCTGCGAGGGAGTTGCCATCGAGGATGACTGCTTCGTCGGGCACGGGGTGATGTTCATCAACGACAAGTATCCCCGGGCAACGGCTGCCGATGGCCGTCCGCAGGGCGAGCAGGACTGGCAGGTGGTTTCCACCCGGATCAGACATGGGGCGTCGATCGGTTCCGGAGCCGTCATTCTGTGCGGCATCACCATCGGTGAGCGAGCGATGATCGGAGCGGGCGCGGTGGTCACCCGGGACGTGCCGGCCGGCGCGGTGGTCGCCGGCGTTCCGGCCCGCGTGCGAGCGGGAGCCACGGTCTGCGCAGGAGTCTGCCGGGAATGAACATCTCCGTCGTCTATCCAGCCTTCAACGAGGCCGGCAATATCGAGCGGACCATCGCCCGTTCGCTCGATGCTCTCGGCGGCAAGTTCGATCAGTTCGAGCTCATCATCGTCGACGACGGCAGCACCGACGCGACCGGGGCCCTGGCCGAGGAACTCGCCAGGCGGCACCCCGAAATCGTCGTTCTCCATAACGAACACAACCAGGGTCTTGCTCCCACGCTGCTCCGCGGCCTGCGCTGGGCCCGCTTCGAACTGGTCACCTACAACGGCATGGACTATCCGTTTGACCTGGAAGACCTGCCGAAGATGGCCGCACTGCTCGACCACGCTGACATCGTGGTCGCCAGCCGAATGCAGCACGCGGGCTACACCTGTTACCGCACGATCGTCTCGTACACGAACCGGGCCATGCTGAGATGGCTGTTCAACCTTCCATTGCGGGACTTCAACTTCGTCCAGCTCTTCAGGAAGGAAGTGCTGGACGCGGTCGAGGTCCATTCACGAAGCGCCGGCTTCGTCGCCCCGGAGATCATCCTGCGGGCGCACAGCCAGGGCTTCCGCATTGTCTCGGTCGACATCCCGTACTACCCCCGGCTGGCGGGTGAGGCGAGTTGTGGCAAGCCGAGCGTTGTACTCGGTTCGCTCTGGGAACTGCTGAGCTTCTACTGGAATCGTCGCAAGTGCGCCCCGCCGACCGGCGTGGCTGGAGGCCCGTCATGAACACCGCCGCCCCATCAACGTTGACCGTCCCGTTCGTCGACCTGAAGGCCCAGTTTGCCCTGATCGGCGACGAAGTCCTGGACGCGATCGGTGAAGTCTGCCGCGACGCGAAGTTCTGCCTTGGACCTGCGGTCGAGGAGTTCGAGAAGGGCTTCGCCGAGTTCTGCGAGACGCGGTATTGCGTGGCGGTCAACAGCGGAACCAGCGCCCTTCACCTGGCCCTGCGCTGCCTGGACATCGGGCCGGGCGACGAGGTCATCACCGTGCCGGCCACGTTCGTGGCCACCACCTGGGCGATCAGCTACGTCAGGGCGACGCCGGTGTTCGTGGACATTGATCCCGCCGCACGGACCATGGACCCGGCCCTGCTCGAAGCCGCGATCACCCCGAAGACCAAGGCGATCATGCCCGTTCACCTTTACGGCCAGCCCGCGGACATGGGTCCGATCCTCAAGATCGCCGCAGCTCACGGCTTGCCGGTGGTCGAGGATGCCGCCCAGGCCCACGGCGCCACTTACAGGAAGGACCGTGTCGGCGGCATCGGGCGTATCGGCTGCTTCAGCTTCTATCCCGGCAAGAACCTCGGGGCCTACGGCGAGGGCGGAGCCCTGGTCACCAACGACGAGAACATCGCCAAGCGGGCCCGGGCCCTTCGCGACCACGGCCAGCGGCAGCGATACGTCCACGAGGAAATCGGGTACAACTACCGCATGGAGGGCATCCAGGGGGCGGTCCTGTCCATCAAACTCGACTTCATCGACGAGTGGAACGCTGCCCGGCGCCAACATGCCGCGGACTACATCGATCGACTGACCGATCTGCCCGGACTGACCCTGCCGAAGATGTACAAGGACCGCAAGAGCGTCTTTCACCTGTTCGTCGTGGAGTTGAACAACCGCGATGGGGTCGCCAGGAAGCTCAACGAGGCCGGCGTCCAGACCGGGCTGCACTATCCTGTGCCCGTGCATCTCCAGCCCGCGTACCGGGATCTCGGGCTCACCGACGGGGCGTTTCCGAACAGCGAGCGGCTGGCTAAGCGATGCCTGAGCCTGCCCATATTCCCGGAGCTGACCAGCGCGCAGATCGATCACGTCTGCGAGCAACTGGCAGCGAACTTGTTCAAGTCTTAAAGGCCGACAGGTCCAGAGACCGCCGGTGCCTTGTCACTCCGCCGCCCGCTGCGGCCATCACCGGGCGGGCCAGGTCGAACGGAGTTCGTACACCTCCATGGACACCACTCGACCGGCCGATCCGACCGCGAACGTCTCGAGTTGCCTCTTGTCCGGAGCAGGCAGGAAGCAGGAGGTCAGCGACACGCGGCCGTCGTTGCCGAACACCTCGATCGTGGTCCGGTCCACGAGAATCTGCAGCCGAACACGAGCCTCATGCAAATCCAGCGGGGCGTCGGCTCCCAGGCACGAGATCCTGCGGTCCTTGACCGCGTAGGTGATCGCCTCGCCGCGCACGCGGAAGCCGACTTCCCGGGCTTCGCCCGGCTCGATCTCGGCTCGGATATCGAACAGGTCGCCGCTGAGGCCAGCCAGGAGGTTGTCGCCCGGGGTCAGCGGTTTGTCGACCCACCTGTGCTCCCTGGTCCGGATCCTCTCGATCTCCGTGACGGGCCGGCGAGTCATCCGAATGCCTTCCGGGAAGGTGCGGAGCTGCAGCTCGCAGGGGATGCTCATCTGCTGATTGAAGGGCATGTTGGGATAGCGGCCGCCGCTCATCCAGGCGATCTGGATGCGCCGCCCGTCGGTGGGCGGAATGTCGCTGTAGGTCTGGACCGCGTAGTAGTTCTTCCCGTAGTCTACGCGGAGTGGCGTGCCCTCAAAGATGAACCGGTTGCCGTCGAACGAGCCGACCAGGTAGCGGCCGTTGGCGGCCGTCCAGACCCACTTGGTCCGGTCCTTCCTTCCGTCCACGGGCATCTCGAAGAAGTCCGGGCACTCGCCGCAGTCGGGAGCATCGATATCGTGCAGGTGCGTCCAGTTCTTGAGGTTCGGCGAGGAGAAGAACGCGAAGGTGTTCCCATCCTTGTACAGAGCCATAATCCACCTGCGGGTCGGGGCATGCCAGACCACCTTGGGGTCGCGATTCTCCTTGACGAGGTGCTTGAGCACAGGGTTCTGGGCGTACTTGATCCAGGTTCGCCCGAGGTCATTGCTGTAGGCGATGCACTGGGTGAACGGCTGGTCCTTGGATTCGGGGGAGGTTCCTCCGGCCGCGGTGTAGATCGCGACCAGGGTCTTTTCGTCGCCCTTCTGAAAGCCGGCGGTGTTGTCCCAATCCACGACGGCCGATCCGGAGAAGATGGTGCCCAGCCTGTCGGGCTCGATGGCGTTGGGCAGTTGCTGCCAGGACAGCAGGTTGGGGCTGACCGCGTGGCCCCAGGTCATGTTGCCCCAGTTGACGCCTGTCGGGTTGTGCTGGAAGAACAGGTGGTACTCACCCCGGTAGAAGACCAGGCCATTGGGGTCGTTCAGCCAGTTGGCCTTGGCGCTGAAGTGGAACTGCGGGCGGTAGGTTTCATCGTAGACCTTCTCGGGCAGGACGATGGCAGCCTTCCTGGTCTCGCTCTGGGTGATCTGGTCGATGTTGATGTGCCCCCAGCCGCCGGTATGCCGATCGACGATCTCGATCCGGGCCTTCCGGTCCATCAAGGGAGTCACGTCCCAGGCTATCGGCTGCAACCGTTCGCTGTCGAAGCCTGTGGCCGTGCGGGCGACTCGGCCGTCGACCAGGAGATTGATGCAGGTTTCGCCCGGGTGGCAGCCTCCGCCGATGAGGAAGGTGAGGTAGGGGCGTTTGATGCGGAATTCCGGCGAAGTCAGGGTGCCCTGGGACTTATCGCCGCCCGCGTAGCTGTTGGCCAAGCCTCGGCCTGCGAAGCCGGCGACCTCCATCTGATTGGGGAGTGTGCCGTGAGCCGGGCGGGTGCCGAAGGCGGTGCCGGTTGTCTGCCATGGGGCGTAGTCATCGCCCTCGAAGTCGGCGATCACGAGGTCGGTCTGGGCGCAGGCGGGGAAGACCGCCAGCATGACGATGGTCGAGGCGAGAAAAGCGGTTCTCATGTGCTTGGCTCTCGTGGCTGAGTACCTATGTCCCTTGGGAGTGTGGGACAGGCTTCCAGCCGGTCATTTGACCGGCAAGGTGCCGGTCCCACACCTGACGGGACGAGCTCCAAGGTTCCTGGTCTCATACACCCATGGGTAGACCTGTTTCGTGCTCAACAAGGCAATCCCGGGACAGTCCTTCGGGCATTCTACCGGCACTCAGTTCGGATAGCACCGAGACGGCCTTGGGATTCCAGGGTGGCACGGGCGTCTCTGCTGTCCGGGTCGCCGAGTGGCGAGGCGGGGGCGTCTCGATTCCCGCCTCCGGTACGGTTACACTGGGCCGTCGTTCTGAAGTTACCTGGCGATGGAGCCGCGCATGGGGCAGGACGTCATTGGCGAGCAGGATGTTCCGACGCTTGGCTACGCCTCGGGTCGGCCGTCTCGTGTCCGGTATTGGGTGGTCGTCTTCGCTGTTGCCCTGGCCTTCGTCACCTACATTGACCGGGTCTGCATTTCGCAGGCGGCTCCGTCGATCCGGGCGGACCTGGGTTTGAGCGAGGTCCAGATGGGCCTGGCGTTCGCGGCCTTTTACTGGGCGTATGCGCTGTTCGAGGTGCCTGCAGGCTGGATGGGTGACCGGTGGGGGGCCCGGCGGGTGCTGATGCGCATCGTGATCTGGTGGTCGTTCTTCACCGCCGCCACGGGGTGGGTGTGGAATCTCGGGTCGCTGGTGGTGACCCGGGCCTTGTTCGGCGCGGGCGAGGCGGGGTGCTTTCCCAACATCACCAAGACCTTCACTGCCTGGCTGCCGGCCGGTGAGCGCGTTCGGGCCCAGGGCATCATGTGGCTGGGGGCCCGGTGGGGCGGAGCCTTCACCCCGCTGCTGGTAGTGCTCGTTCTGCAGTGGATGCACTGGCGTCTCGCTTTCGTCGTGTTCGGAGCGATGGGCATCGTGTGGGCGGTTCTCTTCTATGTCTGGTATCGTGACGACCCGCGGGAGAATCCTCGAGTCAACGCGGCCGAGTTGGCGGTCATTCCGCCGGCCTCTGAGGCGATGCTCGGGCACGAGCCGGTTCCCTGGAAGGCCCTGGTCACCTCCAAGACGGTCTGGTTGCTCTGGGCCCAGTACGTCTGCCTGAACTACGGTTGGACGTTCTACATCACCTGGCTGCCGACGTACCTTCAGGAGGCTCGCCAGGTCACGTTGCACAAGGGTGCTCTCCTGGCCGGCATTCCGCTGTTCTTCGGTGGTCTGGGGTCGCTGTTCTGCGGCTACTTCGCCACGTACCTGGAGCGGCGTACGGGTGACGTCGTCCGGACGCGGCGCCGGCTGGCGTGCACCGGCTTCCTCGGAGCGGCCTGCTGTCTGGCGCTGTCCGTGCATATCAAGGACCCGCTGCTGGCGATGATCGTCGTGGGGCTGGCGAGCTTTGCGAACGATCTGGCCATGCCGCCGAGTTGGGGGGCGTGCATGGACGTCGGCGGCAAGATCTGCGGAACGCTCTCGGGCAGCATGAACATGATGGGCAATCTCGGCAACAGTCTGGCGCCGATCATCACCGGCCTGCTGCTGGTCTGGACGGACCACAACTGGACGGTCATCTTCTACGTTTCCGCGGCGGCGTACTCTCTTGGAACCTTCTGCTGGCTTTCGCTCGATTCGGTCACGCCGCTGATGAAACCGAGGCGAGGGTTCGAGGTCCTTCCTGTGACGGATGAACGCAAATGAAGATCACGAAGATCGAGACCGTGGTGTGCAATGCGAGGATGCGGAACTGGGTTTTTGTCAAGGTCCTGACCGATCAGCCGGGGCTGTGGGGCTGGGGCGAGGCGACGCTGGAGTGGCACACCCGGGCGATCGTCGGGGCGGTGGCGGACATCGAGCCGCTGCTCGTGGGCGAGGATCCGACGCGTGTTGAGCACCTCTGGCAGATGATGTATCGCCAGCACTTCTGGCACGGCAACGGCATCATCCGGGCGACGGCTATCAGCGGCATTGATCTGGCCTTGTGGGACATCGTGGGCAAGGTTCACGGTGTACCCTGTCACAAGCTCTGGGGCGGTCCGGTCCGCGATCACGTGCGGATGTATTGTCACCTGGGTGGCGGGCGGATGGAGGACTTCTACGAGACCGATCCGGCGGACGCCAAGCGGTTTGCCGAGCTCGCGGTGAAGGCGGTGGAGTCGGGTTTCACCGCGTTCAAGTCGATGGCCGTGCCCTGGACGATGGCGATTGAAGGGCTTCCGCCGGTGCGTTATGCGGAGGCTTGTGTGCGGGCGATGCGTGAGGCGGTGGGCGACTCGATTGACATCATGGTGGACTGCCACGCCCGGCCGTCGCCGCGGATGGGCATTCTGTTCGCCAAGGCCCTGGAGCCGTTTGGGCTGTACTGGTTCGAGGAGCCGTGTTGGCCGGAGACGATTGACGACCTTGCTCTGGTGCAGCGTTCGGTGGTGACGCCGATCGCGACGGGCGAGCGGCTGATCAGCCAGCACGCGTTTCGTGAGCTGCTGGAGAAGCGGGCGTGCAGTGTCATTCAGCCGGACATTACGCATTGCGGCGGGCTGAGCGAGGCTCGACGGATTGCGGCCATGGCCGAGGCGTATCGCGTGGCCATGGCTCCGCACAATCCGCAGGGTCCGGTCAGCACGGCCGCATCGCTGGAGTTTGGGCTGGCCACGCCCAGCTACCTGATCTGTGAAGCCGTGCACCAGGACGTGCCCTGGCGTGCGGACATTGTCAAGGAGGGATTCACCGTCGAGTCCAAAGGTCGGATTGTCCGCCCGGGGGTGCGACCCGGGCTTGGGATCGAGATCGACGAGGGCGAGGTGAAGAAGCACCCCTTCCAGCAGGAGTTGCCCCAGCGGGTGTTCTACGCGGACGGGAGTGTGGGGGACTGGTAGCGGCCCCCGCCGCGGGTTGGGTGGTGGTTGGCCGGGGACTTGGGGGCGCCTCAGGGGGTGAGCTCCGCCTCGTCCATCCTGTGGTCGGACGGCTTGACGCCCTTCTTGTGGCCGCGGAAGCCGAAGGCCGTCGGCTTGAATTGGCCCACGAGATCGACCCGCACCTTGGGTGGGATCTTCGCCTCGATGCCCAGGCACCAGTAGGCTGCGTTGACCAGTAACCGCCGCATTCCCTCGCTTTCCAGGTCGGTTGCGGCGCCCATGGTGGTTGTGAAGACGCGGCCGGTCCGGTCTTTCTCGCCTCGGTGGGTCTTGATCCAGGCGACCGGCATCATGGGCTCGTTTGGTGTGCCCGGCACCGGCTTGTCGGTTGCTTTCATGGCTTCCAGGACCTGGCCCAGGATCAGGACTTTGCTGTCGTCTGGCAGGGGCGAGCGCACGGTGTAGACATCGGTGGGGCCCCAGATATCCGTGCAATCGCGCACGATGGGATGGTCTTTCATGTCTTTGGCTATGACCCCGCGGGTGCTTTGCTTGCCGTGCTGGCCGTGATGGCTGACCCAGGTTTCGCCGAGTACCCGGCGGCCGAATCCGTCGATCCAGCCTTTCTCCTTGCTGTCATAGCTGTACCGGGCATAGGTTTTGCCCTTGGGGATGTTGAAGGCGTGGGTGGCGGTCCGCATTCCGATGATCGGGTTTCCTGATGCCACGTAGGCATCGACGTGCTTCATCTGCTGGTCGGGCAGGTCGCGAAAGCGTGTGGCGATGATCATCAGGTCGGCGGTTTCGAGGGCCTGGAGTCCGGGGATGTTGTCGCGGATTTCGGGGTTGATCTCGCCGGTCTTGGGATCGACGGCGAAGAGCACGGTGCACTTGAATCCGTGGTGTTTGGCGAGGATCTTGGCGAGCTGTGGCAGGGCCTCTTCCGAGCGGTACTCCTCGTCGCCGGAGATGAGCACGATGTGTTTGTCTTTGCCCGGTCCCTCGCCGCCCTTGTAGGTCACCCACTGTTCGGCGGCGCAGAGCACGTTGGGGACGAAGGTCAGCATGATGGGCATGACTCTCCAGATCAGGGTATGAGCGACATTCAAGGTCTTGACGGATCGCATTCTCGAATCTCCCTGGCCATGGTGGCCGCATTCACGGAATCTGAAAGCAGGACCGGAACGAGGTTGTTGTGTTCAGCTCTGACGTCATCCCGCGGTGAGCCGTGTCGCGGGCGGCATGCGGCCGGACCCGCACAGGTCGGGATGAGGCGGGCGTCGGGCTGTTGCTCATCTGACAACCTGTGGTGCAGGCCCCTCGCATCGGCCGCGCTTGATCCGCACGGGGATCGCCGACCTGAATCAGCGCGGCGGCGACCGGCCGGGGCACGGTCGAGCGCCGGATACACCGGACGTGGAGGTGGCTCTCGCGGTGTTCGGCATCGCGGCTGCCCCCGCGGCGGTCGGGTCAGCCCCACTTGCCCTTGCTCATGTGTCCCGCGAGCTCGGTCATGGAGAGCTTCATCATCTGGTAGCTGGCGAGGAGTGTCTTGTTGAACACGTCCACGCAGCCGGGGTCGAGGGCATCCTGGATACCTTCTTTGCAGACCCCTTCGATCTGGCGGGCGAGGTCGATGACCCGGGCGTGAAGCATGTTCGTCCGCCTGGATCGTTCCACGAGATTCGCGGCCGCCTCATCCAGCAGCGTGAACTTCTCGGGTGGGGCCCCGCACTTGGGGCACTTGGCCGGTGGGGTGTCCCCGTCATGGATATAACCACACGCGCATTTCCATTTCTTCTTCATGATTGCCTTTCCTGTCTACGCGAATGCGTTGGAACACGTCTCAACGCGATCACAGGCGTTTCGGATCCGCGAGCCCGACTCCGCCATCAAGCCGGGCCTGACGATTGCATGATGCGGTCTCAGGCCTCGTTGCCGCCTTCATGGCAGCCCGGGCCTTGCCGTCGTTCAGTCCCCTGGCGAGCGGGAAACGGGAGCGCAGCGGGTGATCGATCGTTCCTGCTCGTCTCCCATTCCGCTCTCTTTCGCACGGTTCCTTCTCACGGCGTCTTCTTCCCGTACATCTTGTCGTACTGGGCGAGCATATTCGCGCTGGGGCCGCCTTCGCTCCAGAAGGTAATCCGGTTGGCTTCGAGTGCCTTCTTGAACCTCTGCAGGAGCGCCGGGGCGTCCGCGGGGCGCAGTCCGTACTTGTCAGGGAAGCTGAGCTGCATGTGCCACAGCGGAACCAGCAGCTTCTCCAGGCGGTTGCGCACGGCCACGTCTTCGGTTCGGCCATAGGCTGCGTTGAGGATAGCCAGTCCTTTCGCGACGAATTCGGGCGGGGTGATCTCCTGGGGATGCCAGCCGTTCATCGGGATGTGCACCTTGATCTCTTTGCCGAACGCATCCATCAGGGCCAGGAACGCCATCACCTCGTCGGACACGGGTCCGTAGTAGCCCGCGCAGAACTCCGAACGGATCTTCATGGGGTCCTGGTTCGGATCCCAGAGCAGCTGGGCGGTGAGGTACTGGCGGAAGTTGGACAGCTCGGACCCTGATCCCTGGAGGTTGCCCTGCAGCATCACGCCGTTCACTCCGTGGGCCGCGTAGTATCGGATATCGTCCACCAGACCGTTCAGGTTCGGGTTGGGTGCCAGGTAGTCCCAGAAGTTCACCCCGTAATGCCACACCCAGATGCTCTTGGCGATCTTTCGCCAGTCGTCGATGGCCGCTCGATACGGCTTGCTCAGCTCCTCGTCGCCGATACCGTGGAAATAACAGGCGTGGTGGCAGAGGCGGATGATGACGTTATCGCGCGGCCTGGTGACCTTGGGTGCGGCGATGGAGTACTGATAGGCAAGGGTCTCGACGTACTTGTCCGGGTACTTGGCCTTGACTGCATCGGCCACGGCGTTGACCAGCCGCAGGATCGTCCCATGCTGAGCGTCCTCTTCCTTGACCACGGCCATGCAGGTCTCACACTCGCAGCATCCCCACCTACCCGGCCAGGCGTCGTTCTGGGAGATATCGACGGCGGTGAGGTTCGGCGTCTGTTCGATCCACTTGAGGGCCTGGGTTTTGGCGAGTTCGATCACGTTCGGGTTGGTGAAGCACAGCTGTCCGCTGATCGCCTCGCAGATTCGTTTGCCGCCGACCAGGCTGTAGTATTCGGGGTGTGTTGCGAAGTACACGTTTCCCGGGGCAATAGCCGCCGCCGTATGGACAAACGGCCAGATGAGCACGCCGGTGAACCGTCCCTGGGTGTCGGGAACGGGCTGGCCGAGGCATTGCCAGATGTTGGCCCCGTTGAGCTTCAATCGAGCCGCGAACTGCCAGTCGGACACGTCGTGATAGAGGTCGTCGCGATAAACGAAGGGGGGTGCGTATCGGTAGTCGATGTCGGGCAGGGTGAGCTTCGGTTGTTTGGGGGTGATGGTGCAATCGGGGGCCAGGAACCGGCACCCGCAGAATCGCTCCAGGAACACGTAGGCTGCGTACACTTGGCCGCGGTTGTCCTTGCCCAGCAGGACGAAGTCCTTGTCCGAGGACTTGACGACCACGCCGTCGGTTCCCAGCTTGTCCGCCTGTTCCAGGAGGGTCTTGTCGAGTCGTTTGCACTTTCCGACGTAGAATGCGGGTCCGGCTGCGGCTTCACCTTCGGCCACCCGCGGGAGCTTGACGTCTGCGATCTGGGTGAGGTAGGTCTGAAGCTCCGAAGCCGCGTAGGTTTCGGCGGGTGAGGCGTTGTCCGGGGTGACGATCCGATACGCTGACGCCCCGTTTTCCACAACCACGATATCCGCTGCCGTCGTGGGTGCCGGCACCGTCGATGCCATCGCCGCACTCAGCCCAACCGTCCAGACCATGAAGGAGCGACAGGCGCGGGTTCTTTGTCCGTCCGGGTATATCGATCGCCTGGCGGGTGAGAGGGGAGTCACAGCGAGTCCGAACGTCCCATGGTCGAAGTTGTCCATCGTTCGAAGGTCTCCCATTCGAGTCTTATCTCAGTCGACGCAGATGCTTGGCCAAGCGGTGTCATGGCGGATCCCTGTCTCGAATCCGCATCAGGCCCGCGTGCTTGCCGCTCCTTCCGGACAGACGGCCAGCAGTTCGATTCCCTTGCTGGTCCCCAGGTTGCCGGAGTACTTCTTCTCTTGGGCGTTGTTCCAATGCTCGTGGACGCCGAGGCTGGCCAGCCTCTGGACCGGCGCAGGGTGGTGGGGGTCATAGAAGGTCCGGGAGGGTGGATTTTCCGCCAGGGCCGCCTCGTGCAGATAGTCGTCCGTTCCGTGCCGCCGGGGGTAGTCGGTCCATTCCGTCCAGAGGAAATCGAAGCCCACGGAGTCGACTGCCACCGGATCCTGCGAGGCCAGGAGGCTGGCCGTCCAGCCGCCGTTGAAGGGCTGCGATTTCCATCGCCGGGGTGCCGGGTCGATGGGGTGCTTACCGGAGTAGAGGCCGTCGATCAGGTGGAGCACGGTCTTGCCGCCCAGGTGGGTGTGGCCCATGAGGTCGACCTGTTCCCGGTAGATGCTGGTCGACTCCGAGAACGAACCCCGGTGCAAGTCGTAGTAGCCCGA
This genomic stretch from Phycisphaerae bacterium harbors:
- a CDS encoding ThuA domain-containing protein — protein: MPIMLTFVPNVLCAAEQWVTYKGGEGPGKDKHIVLISGDEEYRSEEALPQLAKILAKHHGFKCTVLFAVDPKTGEINPEIRDNIPGLQALETADLMIIATRFRDLPDQQMKHVDAYVASGNPIIGMRTATHAFNIPKGKTYARYSYDSKEKGWIDGFGRRVLGETWVSHHGQHGKQSTRGVIAKDMKDHPIVRDCTDIWGPTDVYTVRSPLPDDSKVLILGQVLEAMKATDKPVPGTPNEPMMPVAWIKTHRGEKDRTGRVFTTTMGAATDLESEGMRRLLVNAAYWCLGIEAKIPPKVRVDLVGQFKPTAFGFRGHKKGVKPSDHRMDEAELTP
- a CDS encoding DUF4838 domain-containing protein, producing MASTVPAPTTAADIVVVENGASAYRIVTPDNASPAETYAASELQTYLTQIADVKLPRVAEGEAAAGPAFYVGKCKRLDKTLLEQADKLGTDGVVVKSSDKDFVLLGKDNRGQVYAAYVFLERFCGCRFLAPDCTITPKQPKLTLPDIDYRYAPPFVYRDDLYHDVSDWQFAARLKLNGANIWQCLGQPVPDTQGRFTGVLIWPFVHTAAAIAPGNVYFATHPEYYSLVGGKRICEAISGQLCFTNPNVIELAKTQALKWIEQTPNLTAVDISQNDAWPGRWGCCECETCMAVVKEEDAQHGTILRLVNAVADAVKAKYPDKYVETLAYQYSIAAPKVTRPRDNVIIRLCHHACYFHGIGDEELSKPYRAAIDDWRKIAKSIWVWHYGVNFWDYLAPNPNLNGLVDDIRYYAAHGVNGVMLQGNLQGSGSELSNFRQYLTAQLLWDPNQDPMKIRSEFCAGYYGPVSDEVMAFLALMDAFGKEIKVHIPMNGWHPQEITPPEFVAKGLAILNAAYGRTEDVAVRNRLEKLLVPLWHMQLSFPDKYGLRPADAPALLQRFKKALEANRITFWSEGGPSANMLAQYDKMYGKKTP
- the dgoD gene encoding galactonate dehydratase, with protein sequence MKITKIETVVCNARMRNWVFVKVLTDQPGLWGWGEATLEWHTRAIVGAVADIEPLLVGEDPTRVEHLWQMMYRQHFWHGNGIIRATAISGIDLALWDIVGKVHGVPCHKLWGGPVRDHVRMYCHLGGGRMEDFYETDPADAKRFAELAVKAVESGFTAFKSMAVPWTMAIEGLPPVRYAEACVRAMREAVGDSIDIMVDCHARPSPRMGILFAKALEPFGLYWFEEPCWPETIDDLALVQRSVVTPIATGERLISQHAFRELLEKRACSVIQPDITHCGGLSEARRIAAMAEAYRVAMAPHNPQGPVSTAASLEFGLATPSYLICEAVHQDVPWRADIVKEGFTVESKGRIVRPGVRPGLGIEIDEGEVKKHPFQQELPQRVFYADGSVGDW
- a CDS encoding rubredoxin, which gives rise to MKKKWKCACGYIHDGDTPPAKCPKCGAPPEKFTLLDEAAANLVERSRRTNMLHARVIDLARQIEGVCKEGIQDALDPGCVDVFNKTLLASYQMMKLSMTELAGHMSKGKWG